The genome window CGTAGGAATTGATCGGGTCCAGGCCGGCAGTCGGCTCATCGTAAAGAATCACCCGGGCGCCGCTCGCCAGCGCCCGGGCGATCCCGACCCGCTTGCGCATGCCGCCGCTGAGATCGGCCGGCATCTTGTCGATTGCGTCTTCCAACCCGACGAACTGAAGGCTCTGCCGGACCCGCTGCTCGATGTCGTCATCGGACAACGTGCCCTGCTCCCACAGGCGATAGCCGACGTTTTCCCGAACGGTGAGCGAGTCGAACAGGGCGGCGCTTTGGAACACCATCGCCATCTTCTGGCGAATCCGTGGCAGTGCCAGCTCCGATAAGGTGGTGATCTCTTCGCCGTCGATTCGAATGGAGCCCCGATCAGGCTTGTAGAGGCCGAGGATGAGTCTGAGAATGGTCGTCTTTCCCGAGCCGCTTCCGCCCAGGATGACCTTCGTTTCGCCAGACTCGACCTGAAAAGTGATATGCTCCAAAACCTTTCGGTCGCCCAGCGTCAAATCAACCGCATCCAGACTGATCATCCCACCTCTACAGTGCCATAAACAATTTGGTCAGAAAGAAATCGCTCGCCAGGATCAAGATGGAGGAAGAGACCATCGCCTGAGTGGTCGAGACACCTACGCCTACCGTACCGCCTTTGGTCGAGAAGCCAGCATAGCACCCGACCATGGCGATCAAAAATCCAAACACGGCCGGTTTGACCAGGCCGAGGATGAGATCTTGTTGCCGGAGCGCCTCAAAGGCCCAGGTCCAATAGAAGTAGGAATCGATGCCCAGATATAGTTTGGCGACCAACCACCCGCCAAAGATCGCGATACCGTCCGTAATGATGGTGAGAAGCGGAATCATGCAGAGGCACGCGATCAGCCGGGTAGTGACCAGCTTGTGGATCGGATCGGTGCCCTCTGCGCGCAGGGCGTCGATCTGCTCGGTGACGGTCATGGAGGCGAGTTCCGACGCGATGCCGGTGCCGACCCGCCCGGCGATCATGAGGGCGGCCAGCACCGGACCGAGCTCGCGCACGACCGAGGTGCTGATCAGGCGCGAAACGTAGATGCTGGCGCCGTAAGGTTCCAATTGAACCGCCCCCTGGAGCGCCAGCACCATGCCGGTGAACATGCCGGTCAGGACGACGATGAACAGCGAGCCCACCCCGATACGGTCCATCTGGAGGATGGTTTCTTGGACGTAGTACGGGGGGCGAAACAGATTGACGATGGTTCTGGCGCACAACAACGTGAATTCCTGGACGACCAGCACATACCCCAGCATTGCTTCCTTCAGTCTCACGACCACCAGATGTCGGCTCGCTGCGGGCCAAGCTCACAGGCAAGGCTCCGACGATTATAGGGTACGGCTCCGGAAGGGACAACGCATGAATCGGTTTGATGCATACGTCATGGGGGGTGCGGCGTCTCAGATTGGTAGGTACGGGGGACGCGCGGGCCGATCGCGCACAACACTTCGTAGGAGATGGTGTCGAGCCACGCCGCGATGTCGTCGGCGGTGATGCGCTGCGCACCCTGCCGTCCGATCAGCACGGCCTGCTGGCCCGGGCTCACATCCGCAAGATCGGTCACATCGACGAGCGTCATATCCATG of Nitrospirota bacterium contains these proteins:
- a CDS encoding ATP-binding cassette domain-containing protein encodes the protein MISLDAVDLTLGDRKVLEHITFQVESGETKVILGGSGSGKTTILRLILGLYKPDRGSIRIDGEEITTLSELALPRIRQKMAMVFQSAALFDSLTVRENVGYRLWEQGTLSDDDIEQRVRQSLQFVGLEDAIDKMPADLSGGMRKRVGIARALASGARVILYDEPTAGLDPINSYAIGHLILQLKAKGVTQVVVTHDLDLAFRVADRIVLLHKGRIRFQGTPQELAGRRDREIRGFLDPSTLPAEEWDVYAGRNSD
- a CDS encoding ABC transporter permease → MVVRLKEAMLGYVLVVQEFTLLCARTIVNLFRPPYYVQETILQMDRIGVGSLFIVVLTGMFTGMVLALQGAVQLEPYGASIYVSRLISTSVVRELGPVLAALMIAGRVGTGIASELASMTVTEQIDALRAEGTDPIHKLVTTRLIACLCMIPLLTIITDGIAIFGGWLVAKLYLGIDSYFYWTWAFEALRQQDLILGLVKPAVFGFLIAMVGCYAGFSTKGGTVGVGVSTTQAMVSSSILILASDFFLTKLFMAL